Genomic window (Synechococcus sp. LA31):
CATCACAAAGCTCCTTCTGGCTGTTGCGTCCATCGGGGGCGCATTCGATCACCGTGAGCTTGTCCGCCGCCTGCTTACCAAACAGTTCCTTCTGTTCATGGCAATGGGGGCACCAGTAGGCCGAATACATGCGCGCTCCCTGATCGGTGAGCTGCTCGGCCAGAGCAATGGTGGCTTCAGTGCTTTCGGCGCGAACTGGCGGTGGCACACCCCGGCCGGTTTCCACAGCGGGCTGGCCCACCGATGCAGCCCACCCGAGACCGATCACACCCACCAGCAGGGCCGTGATCAGCCCGCGGAAGACGAGTTGGCCGCGATCTTCCCACTCGCCGCCAAACAGGCTCAGCACCAACAAGCCTGTGCTGAGGGCTGCTGAAAGAATGCAGAACGGGCAGCAATCGCGGATGGCGAAGGCCATCACACCGAGTAGCACCGCGCTAAACACGGTCATACCGGTGCTCAGCAGCACCATGCCCCACCAGCTGGGCTGCGCCAGGTTGTGGCGGGCCTCACCCGGAATGACCAACGGCAGCACCGCCATCAGCAGCATGGCGCTGTAGGCCAGGAAACCAAACAGAGACAAGGGCTGGCCAAACAGACTGCCCCAGTCACTGGAGAGCACCTTTTCGCAGCCATTGCAG
Coding sequences:
- a CDS encoding vitamin K epoxide reductase family protein: MTSSRLSERLAGQRRRGDSGSKWIRVAMAVLATIGVIDTGSITLKKWGVLASLSCNSQGFFGCNGCEKVLSSDWGSLFGQPLSLFGFLAYSAMLLMAVLPLVIPGEARHNLAQPSWWGMVLLSTGMTVFSAVLLGVMAFAIRDCCPFCILSAALSTGLLVLSLFGGEWEDRGQLVFRGLITALLVGVIGLGWAASVGQPAVETGRGVPPPVRAESTEATIALAEQLTDQGARMYSAYWCPHCHEQKELFGKQAADKLTVIECAPDGRNSQKELCDAKKIEGYPTWEINGQLDSGVKPLTKLAELIGYEGPALN